In Sulfuricurvum sp. IAE1, one DNA window encodes the following:
- the exbB gene encoding TonB-system energizer ExbB: MEELKLAVDYATLGILGIMSVIAFAYGIERYFYYRSVDVSSYETKNKAEAELSKNLTAISVIGSNAPYVGLLGTVAGIMVVFYEIGQSGGMEPSAVVIGLSLALKATALGLLVAIPSMMIYSACLRKMDLLMGAWEDARA; the protein is encoded by the coding sequence ATGGAAGAATTGAAACTGGCGGTCGATTATGCGACCTTGGGAATTTTGGGAATTATGAGCGTGATCGCTTTCGCCTATGGAATAGAGCGTTATTTCTATTATCGTTCGGTGGATGTCAGCAGTTACGAAACGAAAAACAAGGCGGAGGCGGAGCTGTCGAAAAACCTCACGGCCATCTCGGTAATCGGGTCGAATGCCCCCTATGTAGGCCTGCTCGGTACGGTTGCGGGGATCATGGTGGTGTTTTACGAGATCGGCCAGAGCGGTGGGATGGAACCCTCGGCGGTGGTTATCGGTCTGTCGTTGGCACTCAAAGCAACCGCGCTGGGACTGCTCGTCGCGATCCCGTCGATGATGATCTACAGTGCGTGCCTTCGGAAGATGGATCTGCTGATGGGGGCATGGGAAGATGCGCGCGCTTAA
- a CDS encoding DUF2325 domain-containing protein translates to MSVLIIGGDKVTRLQSLLQSLGATETRHWDSRRNSTSHKTIPHNTDMIIMLTDFLKHNSMNHFKREAKKSDIPFLCVKGLSGCSECQIRQMVDGIRYADQTDRFCRGTCSR, encoded by the coding sequence ATGTCCGTTCTCATCATCGGCGGAGATAAAGTCACGCGCCTTCAGTCGCTGTTGCAATCGCTGGGTGCGACCGAAACGCGTCACTGGGACAGCCGCCGGAATTCGACGTCCCATAAAACCATTCCGCATAATACCGACATGATCATCATGCTGACCGATTTTTTAAAACACAACTCGATGAACCATTTCAAGCGGGAAGCGAAAAAAAGCGATATCCCTTTTTTGTGCGTCAAGGGACTGAGCGGATGCAGCGAATGCCAAATCCGCCAAATGGTCGACGGGATCCGTTATGCGGATCAAACCGACCGTTTTTGCCGCGGCACCTGCAGCCGTTAA
- a CDS encoding TonB-dependent siderophore receptor translates to MLRPLFLAAFSLSVVCAQEIIQLDKIEVEEEYTVLEERKDQSIAKRIIKGEELSQYGDLNALEVLKRTPGVTVPEGKGKKGAPGKGYTKVLIDGEEVSSTKRGNPLEQISPEMIERIEVMTNGSAEYSAEAMGGIVNIVLKKPSSEGKTIAKLTGGVYNAQAMGSVFAQREGKAGEYSYLFNATYADNTHKDDASNRIDDTVNMTEKLRDSQGRYRALSLNGKLIYAPDTKNKYAFDASMGLNANSATADERTYTNGALSTTLYNRDESDAMMLWTKLSGEHHLSGTELVDWKLKFHQNDSEGENRSGTKLQYDDSLFRVFGADGSYSRVVGEHFVKTGAEVKRLMQDESIRVLSGGVETSNVHQSLRQDKGSLYLQDEVGIGEDFLVTPGIRYETVSRDFAGSSNIDYFAPSLHLLYRLSPDDNLRASVSKTVRLPRLDELTDTVDSSLELNDLTRPDVRGNPALKEEKALSYELRLEHYFADKGIISVGGFYREIDDKIEKLTTYEGGRYVERPYNAGEGRLWSVEFELKKSLDAYVGGLGIFANATVQNSSLSVNGFKRPIKATNDYLYNIGLDHTLSAYRLTYGAAYRYVGAYDDPTDENGIAESQKGYGTLDLYAKKRIDSTFKAGINLKNLTGETITTTTRRYASGNLVETQAYRENTRPYILMTLEGRW, encoded by the coding sequence TTGCTGCGTCCGTTGTTTCTAGCCGCTTTTTCACTCTCTGTCGTTTGCGCGCAGGAGATTATCCAACTTGATAAAATCGAAGTCGAAGAAGAATATACCGTCCTCGAGGAACGTAAAGACCAGTCGATCGCCAAACGGATCATCAAAGGCGAAGAATTGAGCCAGTACGGCGATCTGAACGCGCTTGAAGTGCTCAAACGTACCCCCGGTGTCACGGTTCCCGAAGGAAAAGGGAAAAAAGGCGCTCCCGGCAAGGGATACACGAAAGTGCTGATCGACGGCGAAGAAGTTTCGTCTACGAAACGGGGAAACCCGCTCGAGCAGATTTCGCCCGAAATGATCGAACGGATCGAAGTGATGACCAACGGATCGGCCGAATATAGCGCCGAAGCGATGGGGGGAATCGTCAACATCGTCCTGAAAAAACCGTCATCGGAAGGAAAAACGATCGCCAAACTGACAGGAGGCGTATACAACGCCCAGGCGATGGGATCGGTTTTTGCGCAGCGAGAGGGGAAAGCGGGAGAGTATTCGTACCTCTTCAACGCGACATATGCCGATAATACGCACAAAGACGACGCGTCAAACCGGATTGACGACACGGTGAACATGACCGAAAAACTGCGCGATTCGCAGGGACGTTACCGTGCATTGAGCCTCAACGGAAAACTGATCTATGCGCCCGATACAAAAAACAAATACGCTTTCGACGCCTCGATGGGGCTTAACGCAAACAGCGCTACCGCGGACGAGCGGACCTATACGAACGGTGCGTTAAGTACAACCCTTTACAACCGTGACGAAAGCGACGCGATGATGCTCTGGACAAAACTCTCGGGAGAACATCATCTCTCGGGGACGGAACTCGTTGACTGGAAACTGAAATTCCATCAAAACGATTCGGAAGGAGAAAACCGTTCGGGGACGAAGCTGCAGTATGACGATTCGCTGTTCCGTGTGTTCGGAGCGGATGGAAGCTACTCGCGTGTAGTCGGAGAACACTTTGTGAAAACGGGGGCCGAGGTCAAGCGTCTCATGCAGGATGAAAGCATCCGGGTACTCAGCGGCGGCGTCGAGACTTCAAATGTACATCAGAGCCTGCGTCAGGATAAAGGCTCGCTCTACCTCCAGGACGAAGTGGGGATCGGAGAAGATTTCCTTGTGACTCCCGGGATACGGTACGAAACCGTTTCACGCGATTTCGCCGGATCGTCGAATATCGATTATTTCGCCCCTTCGCTGCATCTACTCTATCGCCTCAGCCCCGACGATAATCTCCGCGCAAGTGTCTCGAAAACAGTCCGGTTGCCCCGTCTCGACGAGCTGACTGACACCGTTGACAGCTCGCTCGAGCTCAACGACCTCACCCGTCCCGACGTGAGAGGTAATCCGGCCCTGAAAGAAGAAAAAGCGCTGAGTTACGAATTGCGCCTGGAACATTATTTCGCCGACAAAGGGATCATTAGTGTGGGCGGATTCTACCGCGAAATCGACGACAAGATTGAAAAACTGACCACCTATGAGGGGGGACGTTACGTCGAACGACCCTATAATGCAGGTGAGGGGAGATTGTGGAGCGTTGAGTTTGAGCTGAAAAAATCACTTGATGCGTATGTGGGCGGTTTGGGAATCTTCGCGAACGCGACGGTTCAGAACTCCTCGCTGAGCGTCAACGGTTTTAAACGCCCCATCAAAGCGACCAACGATTATCTTTACAATATCGGTCTTGACCATACGCTCAGCGCCTACCGCCTGACGTACGGCGCGGCCTATCGCTACGTCGGAGCTTACGACGACCCGACCGACGAAAACGGGATCGCCGAATCGCAAAAAGGGTACGGAACGCTCGACCTGTACGCCAAAAAGCGGATTGATTCGACGTTTAAAGCCGGGATCAACCTCAAAAATCTCACCGGCGAAACGATTACGACCACGACCCGCCGCTATGCTTCTGGAAATCTCGTCGAAACGCAGGCTTATCGGGAAAATACCCGCCCCTATATCCTCATGACGCTCGAAGGGCGTTGGTAA
- a CDS encoding Fe2+-dependent dioxygenase, producing the protein MLLHIPNVLTPEQVAECRRILTSSTWVDGNVTSGTQAAKAKNNLQLPEDSEAAVALQKIVLDALSNNALFFTAALPKKIFPPLFNCYTGEFNTFGNHVDNAIRTMRGGGKRVRSDLSFTLFFSDPEEYDGGELVIEDTFGSQIVKLPAGDMVLYPSSSVHRVEPVTRGARISCFTWLESMIRETDRRRLLFDLDMSIMAFRERLGDDEDTVKLTSIYHNLLRTWADT; encoded by the coding sequence GTGTTACTCCATATACCCAACGTACTTACTCCCGAACAGGTGGCGGAATGTCGCCGGATATTGACGTCATCGACGTGGGTGGACGGCAACGTCACCAGCGGTACCCAGGCGGCAAAAGCTAAAAACAATCTTCAGCTTCCCGAAGATTCCGAAGCGGCGGTCGCATTGCAGAAAATCGTACTGGATGCGCTTAGCAACAACGCGCTGTTTTTTACCGCGGCACTCCCCAAAAAGATTTTTCCGCCGTTATTCAACTGTTATACGGGTGAATTCAACACTTTCGGAAATCATGTGGACAACGCGATCCGTACGATGCGCGGTGGGGGAAAAAGGGTACGCAGCGATCTGTCGTTCACCCTCTTTTTTTCCGATCCGGAAGAATACGACGGGGGGGAACTGGTGATTGAAGACACGTTCGGATCGCAAATCGTGAAACTTCCCGCCGGAGATATGGTTCTGTATCCTTCATCAAGCGTCCATCGCGTCGAACCGGTAACGCGCGGCGCGCGTATCTCGTGTTTTACCTGGCTGGAGAGCATGATCCGCGAGACGGACAGACGCCGATTGCTCTTCGACCTGGACATGAGCATCATGGCGTTTCGAGAGCGGCTGGGCGACGATGAGGATACGGTCAAGCTGACGAGCATTTACCACAATCTGCTCCGTACCTGGGCGGACACTTAA
- a CDS encoding M48 family metallopeptidase, whose amino-acid sequence MYTFYIFIRTYVSVMQIGYINRLKCKGAVLMGEADYRDAAAYAIAKERLSIIEGMVEYFLFLAWMGGMIAWLDGALMEEGGMTQTIGAVMGLVLINAFVTLPLGWYAKFKIDARFGFNRSSTAQYVKDTLITTFLSVLFGSLVVWGVASIIASSEQWWLWSFAFIMTVVVAINMFFPTVRALFFDKVTPLEDPELKSKIEELMQKTGFVSSGVFVSDASKRDARLNAYFGGLGKAKRVILFDTLIQKLTPAELIAVLGHELGHFAHGDLYKNIAMVGAMLFGMFAFFGNLPQTLYLELGVAQSPHVVMMLFLLMLPMVSFFIMPLFGLMSRHNEYEADRSGAELGGAGHLADALKKLVSENKSFPLSHPLYRFFHTTHPPVVERLRALGYEIRIDAEEGYGDPCPND is encoded by the coding sequence GTGTACACATTTTATATTTTCATCCGGACATACGTCAGCGTGATGCAGATCGGTTACATCAACCGCCTCAAATGCAAGGGTGCGGTGTTGATGGGCGAAGCCGATTATCGCGATGCCGCAGCGTATGCGATCGCCAAAGAGAGGCTTTCGATCATCGAAGGGATGGTGGAATATTTTCTATTCCTCGCATGGATGGGAGGAATGATCGCATGGCTTGATGGCGCATTGATGGAAGAGGGCGGAATGACCCAAACGATCGGCGCCGTAATGGGCCTGGTGCTTATTAACGCTTTTGTGACGCTTCCGCTGGGATGGTATGCCAAGTTTAAAATCGATGCGCGTTTCGGCTTCAACCGTTCGAGCACGGCTCAATACGTCAAAGATACGTTGATCACAACCTTCTTGAGTGTTCTGTTCGGAAGCCTCGTCGTGTGGGGCGTCGCTTCGATCATCGCTTCGAGCGAGCAATGGTGGTTATGGAGCTTCGCGTTCATCATGACCGTCGTCGTGGCGATCAATATGTTTTTCCCCACCGTCCGTGCCCTGTTTTTCGATAAAGTGACGCCGCTCGAAGACCCCGAACTCAAATCGAAGATCGAAGAGCTGATGCAAAAAACCGGTTTTGTCTCAAGCGGCGTATTCGTCAGCGACGCGAGCAAGCGCGATGCGCGGCTCAACGCTTATTTCGGAGGGCTCGGGAAAGCCAAGCGGGTGATTTTGTTCGATACCCTCATCCAGAAGCTTACTCCTGCCGAACTGATCGCGGTGCTGGGGCATGAACTGGGACATTTCGCCCACGGCGATCTGTACAAAAATATCGCGATGGTGGGTGCGATGCTGTTTGGGATGTTCGCCTTTTTCGGCAATCTCCCCCAAACGCTGTATCTTGAACTCGGCGTAGCCCAAAGCCCGCACGTTGTCATGATGCTGTTTCTTCTGATGCTCCCGATGGTGAGCTTTTTCATCATGCCGCTCTTTGGTCTCATGAGTCGTCATAACGAGTATGAAGCCGACCGAAGCGGTGCCGAGCTCGGAGGGGCAGGGCATCTGGCGGACGCGCTCAAAAAACTGGTGAGCGAAAACAAAAGCTTCCCGCTCTCCCATCCGCTCTACCGCTTTTTCCACACGACCCACCCGCCGGTCGTCGAACGGCTGCGGGCGCTGGGTTACGAGATCCGTATCGATGCGGAGGAAGGGTACGGTGATCCGTGTCCCAACGACTAA
- a CDS encoding energy transducer TonB, with the protein MKTRGSFIFSVLLHALIIAVAVASLPVEETEEEIVLELALTPAVSPGPTAPVVQTAVPKSPEAKPLTEKRPDPLPETPTIDKEDPEPVVAKTVAVPSEPVRAVQTAQPESIAAPKPVPAVPVIDVEKEYLDDHLSTIRELLVKYRKYPSQAVRLRQEGSVRISFRLKHDGEVDDIRIVDGSGFPILDEDAIALIRKTAEYFPKPPKPVRITVPLNYTLKMRSS; encoded by the coding sequence ATGAAAACGCGCGGCTCGTTCATATTTTCGGTATTACTGCATGCGCTGATCATTGCCGTTGCGGTTGCTTCCCTTCCCGTGGAGGAGACCGAAGAAGAGATTGTTCTGGAACTGGCGCTGACTCCTGCCGTGTCCCCCGGGCCAACTGCGCCGGTCGTGCAAACGGCCGTGCCGAAATCCCCTGAAGCCAAACCGCTGACCGAAAAGAGGCCCGATCCGCTACCCGAAACCCCGACGATCGATAAAGAGGATCCCGAACCGGTCGTAGCGAAAACGGTTGCCGTCCCTTCCGAACCTGTCCGCGCGGTGCAGACGGCACAACCCGAATCCATAGCCGCTCCGAAACCCGTTCCGGCCGTCCCTGTAATCGATGTGGAAAAGGAATATTTGGACGACCATCTTTCGACGATTCGGGAATTGTTGGTGAAATACCGTAAATATCCCTCGCAGGCCGTACGCCTGAGACAGGAAGGGAGCGTCAGAATTTCGTTTCGTTTAAAACATGACGGCGAGGTCGATGACATCAGGATTGTGGACGGGTCGGGATTTCCGATACTCGATGAGGACGCGATCGCGCTGATACGCAAAACAGCCGAATATTTTCCAAAACCTCCCAAACCCGTGCGGATTACGGTTCCGCTCAACTATACGCTGAAAATGCGTTCATCGTGA
- a CDS encoding sulfurtransferase — MKIVTALAAAVVSLMAIEPVVTPQWLNEHKNDAHLRIVEVSEGDSYALGHIPGAAHTSIAKWRFDNGTFLSVRPVAQIEAEISRLGIDAKSDVVLYAPINDPKDLLKTSYIYWALNYHGIKNVALLDGGMKGWTNASLPLTQEEPVLKPTAYKAKIDPAKIADIGYVKNHLGKLPMIDARPGDMYLGVTPTPTVKRNGHIRGAMSYSWNYSVDKDYILKPKAMLENVFKEGYKLDKNKEVLVYCTGGLETSFNYFILSGVLGYKNVRLYDASMKEWGNREDTPIAQYRYETFSE; from the coding sequence ATGAAAATTGTAACGGCTTTAGCGGCAGCGGTTGTCTCGTTGATGGCAATCGAGCCCGTCGTCACCCCGCAATGGCTCAATGAACACAAAAACGATGCCCATCTCCGGATCGTCGAAGTTTCCGAAGGGGATTCGTACGCGCTCGGGCACATACCCGGTGCGGCCCATACATCAATCGCCAAATGGCGTTTTGATAACGGTACGTTCCTCTCGGTACGTCCGGTTGCCCAGATCGAAGCGGAAATCTCCCGGCTGGGGATCGACGCTAAAAGCGATGTCGTACTCTATGCCCCCATCAACGATCCGAAAGACCTGCTTAAAACGAGCTATATTTACTGGGCTCTCAACTACCACGGGATCAAAAACGTAGCACTGCTCGACGGCGGGATGAAAGGGTGGACGAACGCCTCTTTGCCTCTCACCCAGGAGGAACCGGTCCTTAAACCGACTGCCTATAAGGCCAAAATCGATCCGGCCAAAATCGCCGATATCGGCTATGTCAAAAACCATCTCGGAAAATTGCCGATGATCGATGCCAGACCCGGGGACATGTATCTGGGGGTAACCCCCACCCCGACAGTGAAGCGTAACGGTCATATCCGGGGAGCCATGAGCTATTCGTGGAATTATTCGGTAGATAAAGATTATATCCTCAAGCCCAAAGCGATGCTTGAAAACGTATTCAAAGAGGGGTACAAACTTGACAAGAACAAAGAAGTCCTGGTGTATTGTACGGGAGGGCTTGAAACGTCATTCAACTATTTTATCCTCAGCGGCGTATTGGGATACAAGAACGTCCGTCTGTACGATGCCTCGATGAAAGAGTGGGGGAACCGTGAGGATACTCCGATAGCGCAATACCGCTACGAAACGTTTTCCGAGTAA
- a CDS encoding biopolymer transporter ExbD, whose amino-acid sequence MRALKRVEGINVVPLIDVVLVLLAIVLTISTFVASGAIKLDLPKAASAKETSAQKIEIAVNESGEMFWNGKAMQRVELIQAISTLKSDASVSVLGDKKAFFNDFIFILDRLKLQGIEKISIVTKRDA is encoded by the coding sequence ATGCGCGCGCTTAAACGGGTAGAGGGGATCAACGTCGTTCCCCTTATCGACGTCGTCCTTGTTTTGCTGGCAATCGTATTGACCATTTCGACGTTCGTCGCGTCGGGAGCGATCAAGCTTGATCTTCCCAAAGCCGCCAGTGCGAAAGAGACTTCTGCACAAAAAATCGAAATCGCGGTCAATGAAAGCGGCGAGATGTTCTGGAACGGCAAAGCGATGCAGCGTGTTGAACTGATTCAGGCGATTTCGACATTGAAAAGCGACGCAAGCGTGAGTGTATTGGGGGATAAAAAAGCGTTTTTCAACGATTTCATCTTTATTCTCGACCGCTTGAAACTTCAAGGAATAGAAAAAATCTCGATCGTGACGAAGAGAGACGCATGA
- a CDS encoding hemin uptake protein HemP: METESSSLKEYNGIVIESKELFKNDSSIRIVHGNDVYILRITKGNKLILTK, from the coding sequence ATGGAAACCGAAAGCTCATCATTGAAAGAGTATAATGGCATCGTTATTGAATCCAAGGAACTGTTCAAAAACGACAGTTCGATCAGGATTGTCCACGGTAACGATGTTTACATCCTCCGTATTACCAAAGGCAATAAACTGATTCTCACCAAATAA
- a CDS encoding TonB-dependent siderophore receptor, with the protein MAYHNRFLNSQMLPIGAMLLSIGASSVLADSADSNATIKAIDIQDTVEIELPRYQPGISKTAKTGQLAHDVPQAITVVTKELLHDKSEFTLKEALSNVSGLTFNAAEGGRIGDNMNLRGFYTFGDLYLDGIRDVAQYNRDTFNLEQVDVLRGGAAMLFGRGQAGGVINQVSKDAEAENFGKLSMTLGTDEYKRASTDINVMLNDTTAFRLNAMGMDAGSTRNDVYNESYGIAPTITFGLGTDNEFSLSHLYLNTHITPDYGVPFDSATKRPIDVDKSTFYGFTDDFEDNRVNITTASYTHKFSKETQLRSVIRHADYLRDNWAIAPGGYDPVTGSVNRSSKGNGAKEKTDTWQNDFTTKFEALGMKHEALVGTEFLREEQVRWGHDGLSSYFPNISDANGPANGLPDTATGRHVASNGIIYSRTSATGSWVAQLPNSLESGSSIPEAYKAVYGNKERNINGGYKGHTWALYAQDVVEFVPNWKVMAGFRKDWLKMDYYTGASLTQNGDLRYNEMSYRAGLSYQPSSRQHYYLAWNNSFNTTGDLYSFSNRYDPERSVTYELGAKWELFEGDLSLRTAVYRTIKEWERNTDVMSASSNPILSKERHTDGIELEAAGRITDNWDVFAGLALMDPEVDAVAPGKSDIVVGQKPPNSTDYTFNVWTTYKLGGGWKVGGGIEGKGDRAVYSYPNSGATSFNPNVAPHYVRYDAMIGYTQKNYAVQLNVKNLFDTTYYESAYINGGFAVPGTGRTAQVTLDYKFF; encoded by the coding sequence ATGGCCTACCACAACCGTTTTCTCAACTCTCAGATGCTTCCAATTGGTGCGATGCTTTTGAGCATCGGGGCAAGTTCGGTATTGGCGGATTCCGCCGATTCGAACGCAACGATCAAGGCGATCGACATTCAAGACACCGTCGAGATCGAACTTCCGCGTTATCAGCCTGGTATTTCAAAAACCGCCAAAACCGGGCAGCTTGCGCATGATGTTCCGCAGGCGATTACCGTCGTTACCAAAGAACTGCTGCACGATAAATCGGAATTTACCCTCAAAGAGGCGCTCAGCAACGTATCGGGGCTCACTTTTAACGCTGCCGAGGGGGGGCGTATCGGGGACAACATGAATTTGCGCGGTTTTTATACCTTCGGGGATCTATACCTCGACGGCATCCGTGACGTTGCGCAATACAACCGCGATACGTTCAACCTGGAACAAGTCGACGTTCTGCGCGGCGGCGCGGCCATGTTGTTCGGCCGCGGGCAGGCGGGTGGTGTCATCAACCAGGTGAGCAAAGACGCCGAAGCGGAAAATTTCGGGAAACTGTCGATGACACTCGGCACAGATGAGTATAAACGCGCTTCGACCGATATCAACGTGATGCTCAACGATACGACGGCGTTTCGTCTGAATGCTATGGGGATGGACGCGGGGAGCACCCGAAACGACGTTTACAACGAATCGTACGGCATTGCCCCTACAATTACTTTCGGATTGGGGACGGACAATGAGTTCAGCCTGTCGCACTTGTATCTCAACACCCATATTACCCCGGATTACGGTGTTCCTTTCGACAGTGCCACCAAACGTCCCATCGATGTCGATAAAAGTACGTTTTACGGATTTACGGACGATTTTGAGGATAACCGCGTCAACATCACGACCGCCAGTTATACCCATAAGTTTTCCAAAGAGACACAGCTGCGTTCGGTGATCCGTCATGCCGATTACCTGCGCGACAACTGGGCGATCGCCCCGGGGGGATACGATCCGGTGACGGGGTCGGTGAACCGGAGTTCCAAAGGAAACGGGGCGAAAGAGAAAACCGATACATGGCAAAACGATTTTACGACGAAATTCGAAGCACTCGGAATGAAACACGAAGCGCTCGTGGGGACCGAGTTTCTGCGGGAAGAACAGGTCCGTTGGGGGCATGACGGCCTTTCGTCATATTTTCCGAACATCAGCGATGCGAACGGTCCGGCCAACGGATTACCCGATACCGCAACGGGACGCCATGTGGCCAGTAACGGCATTATTTACTCCCGTACCAGCGCCACCGGGTCCTGGGTAGCGCAACTGCCCAATTCCCTGGAATCAGGGTCGTCGATCCCAGAAGCCTATAAAGCGGTTTACGGTAACAAGGAACGCAACATCAACGGCGGATACAAAGGGCATACGTGGGCCCTCTACGCCCAGGACGTCGTGGAATTCGTCCCCAACTGGAAAGTGATGGCTGGATTTCGCAAAGACTGGTTGAAAATGGATTACTACACCGGTGCGTCGCTGACGCAAAACGGAGACCTCCGTTATAACGAGATGAGCTACCGTGCGGGATTGTCCTATCAGCCCAGCAGTCGTCAGCACTACTATCTGGCATGGAACAATTCGTTCAACACGACCGGAGATCTGTATTCGTTTTCAAACCGATACGATCCCGAGCGGAGCGTAACGTACGAGCTGGGGGCGAAATGGGAACTTTTTGAAGGGGATTTGTCGCTGCGTACCGCGGTTTATCGTACCATCAAAGAGTGGGAACGCAATACCGACGTAATGAGCGCCTCGTCCAACCCGATTCTTTCCAAAGAGCGCCATACCGACGGTATTGAGCTCGAAGCGGCCGGCCGGATCACCGACAACTGGGACGTCTTCGCCGGCCTCGCGCTGATGGACCCCGAAGTCGATGCGGTCGCACCGGGAAAATCGGACATCGTGGTGGGGCAAAAACCGCCCAACTCAACCGATTACACGTTTAACGTATGGACAACCTACAAACTCGGCGGCGGATGGAAAGTCGGCGGCGGTATCGAGGGGAAAGGGGACCGTGCGGTCTATAGCTATCCCAATTCCGGAGCAACGTCATTCAACCCGAACGTAGCGCCCCATTACGTCCGTTACGACGCGATGATCGGCTATACGCAGAAAAACTATGCGGTACAGCTGAACGTCAAAAACCTTTTTGACACCACCTATTACGAATCGGCTTACATCAACGGCGGATTCGCCGTACCCGGAACGGGACGGACGGCCCAGGTGACGCTCGATTACAAATTCTTTTAA
- a CDS encoding ferritin family protein, protein MRQYETYRCNVCGNEVEIQKVGGGTLVCCGEEMEMTTENLTAVNLMKAFGGESMARNKYELFADIARDEGWHAVERHFREAAFNEMYHARAQYKAYHKLIYGHEIDATPENLDTAMQGENYEHTVMYPSFAEIATAEGHKELARLFTAIGKVEVEHEREYAALKEALIADGFFSSPDEEIWVCEVCGHVHRGKKPPVACPLCKVGREYFKREHLH, encoded by the coding sequence ATGCGTCAATACGAAACCTATCGGTGTAATGTCTGCGGCAACGAAGTCGAAATCCAGAAAGTAGGCGGGGGAACGTTGGTGTGCTGCGGTGAAGAGATGGAAATGACCACCGAAAACCTCACGGCGGTGAACCTGATGAAAGCGTTCGGGGGCGAGAGCATGGCCCGGAACAAATATGAGCTGTTCGCCGACATCGCACGCGATGAAGGGTGGCATGCGGTCGAACGCCATTTCCGCGAAGCGGCGTTCAACGAAATGTATCACGCTCGCGCACAATATAAAGCGTACCACAAACTGATTTACGGCCACGAGATCGATGCAACACCAGAAAATCTCGATACGGCGATGCAGGGGGAAAATTACGAGCACACGGTGATGTATCCTTCCTTCGCCGAAATCGCGACGGCAGAAGGCCACAAAGAACTTGCGCGTCTTTTCACGGCGATCGGAAAGGTCGAAGTGGAACACGAACGTGAATACGCGGCTCTCAAAGAAGCCCTGATCGCTGACGGCTTTTTCTCAAGCCCTGATGAAGAAATCTGGGTTTGTGAAGTGTGCGGACACGTTCACAGAGGGAAAAAGCCTCCTGTCGCCTGTCCGCTGTGCAAAGTAGGGCGTGAATATTTCAAACGTGAGCACCTGCACTAA